In Tenrec ecaudatus isolate mTenEca1 chromosome 4, mTenEca1.hap1, whole genome shotgun sequence, a single window of DNA contains:
- the TEX12 gene encoding testis-expressed protein 12, protein MASHLVKPDTRSCKRSRELESPMPDSPQLSSLEKSDSPFCENSGLFYKDEALEKNLNDMSKEINLLLSTYAKILSERAAVDASYIDEIDELFKEANTIENFLIQRREFLRERFIVIANTLHG, encoded by the exons ATGGCGAGTCACCTCGTGAAACCTGATACTAGAAGTTGCAAGAGATCAAGAGAGTTGGAG tCTCCAATGCCAGATAGTCCACAACTGTCATCTCTTGAAAAATCAGATTCCCCTTTCTGTGAAAATTCTGGACTATTTTACAAAGATGAAGCCCTGGAGAAAAATTTGAATG ATATGAGCAAGGAAATTAACCTACTGTTGTCTACATATGCAAAGATCTTAAG tgagagagcagcagtcgaTGCATCTTACATTGATGAGATAGATGAACTCTTCAAAGAAGCCAATACGATTGAAAACTTTCTAATACAAAGGAGGGAATTCCTGAGAGAGAGGTTTATAGTGATTGCAAACACATTGCACGGTTAA